The Pecten maximus chromosome 11, xPecMax1.1, whole genome shotgun sequence genome has a segment encoding these proteins:
- the LOC117338483 gene encoding high affinity choline transporter 1-like codes for MYAVTEVLQTKATQREIVWVLRVTILAVGSAGAAIALTVGTVYGLFILCADLMYVMQLPQLVCVLWLKCANTYGSLTGFIVGLFLRVAGGVPFLSIDPMIEYAMYHEEYGQVFPFKPIAMLCSLGTIVGVSYVAELFTCGTLSKKFDVFLCYNDENKFEDVPVEK; via the coding sequence GCTACTCAGAGAGAAATTGTATGGGTCCTTCGGGTGACGATTCTCGCTGTGGGGTCTGCGGGAGCCGCTATTGCTCTCACTGTTGGTACTGTTTACGGACTCTTTATCCTGTGTGCTGACCTAATGTACGTCATGCAGTTGCCACAGCTCGTCTGTGTTCTGTGGTTAAAGTGTGCTAACACATACGGTAGTCTAACTGGCTTCATCGTCGGACTTTTCCTCCGTGTGGCCGGCGGAGTACCGTTCCTCAGTATTGACCCTATGATCGAATACGCCATGTACCACGAAGAATATGGACAGGTCTTCCCCTTCAAACCCATTGCAATGCTTTGTTCCCTAGGCACCATCGTGGGCGTTTCCTATGTGGCAGAGTTGTTTACCTGCGGGACGCTATCGAAGAAATTTGACGTCTTTCTTTGCTATAACGACGAAAATAAGTTTGAGGACGTTCCTGTTGAAAAATAA
- the LOC117338046 gene encoding high-affinity choline transporter 1-like yields MAVNVLGLVAIGVFYVIILIIGIVAGRKSTKSNDAEELFVANRSFGLFVASFTTAATMVGGGYINGTAEAMGRDGMVWAIGPIGYNIGMAIAGIVIAPKVRSMEFSTIFDPFQQKYGNRMGGLLFFPELLGDLFWEAAILGALGTTLSIVLGLDMTMSVIVSACVAVVYTFFGGLYAVAYTDVIQLFFMGIGLVLAIPFAAKNPAVDLSRVENTWTGQLDPQFIGLYIDTICMLIMGGMPWQALYQRVLACKSPTLARNACLLAAVISLLLAIPPAAVGVIGSATDWNATDFKGNVPLDYKQWTHIFPMVLQYLCPMSVSIIGIGAVSAAVMSSADSCVLATGSVFANNIYKNIFRPKATQREIVWVLRGTIIVVGSAGAAIALTVGSVYGLFILCADLMYVIQFPQLVCVLWLKCANTYGSLTGFIVGLFLRVAGGEPFLSIDSLIKYPMHHEEYGQLFPFKTLAMLCSLFSIIGVSYVTERLFTHGTLSKKFDIFRCYTEKEEEQKTGDAEMEKKEPLMTNTDPDFFENGRFELRTRNQGKSINSF; encoded by the exons ATGGCGGTGAACGTTCTCGGTTTGGTAGCTATCGGAGTGTTTTATGTAATAATATTGATTATTGGCATTGTTGCTGGACGTAAAAGTACCAAATCCAACGATGCTGAGGAGTTGTTTGTCGCCAACAGGAGCTTCGGTCTGTTTGTTGCCAGTTTCACTACAGCAG CTACCATGGTCGGGGGTGGCTACATCAACGGAACGGCGGAGGCTATGGGGAGGGATGGTATGGTCTGGGCTATAGGACCAATAGGATACAACATTGGCATGGCGATAG CTGGGATAGTAATTGCACCAAAAGTCCGCAGTATGGAATTCTCGACAATTTTCGATCCGTTCCAGCAGAAGTATGGAAACAGAATGGGAGGACTGCTCTTCTTCCCGGAGTTGTTGGGCGACCTATTCTGGGAGGCCGCCATACTAGGAGCTTTAG GCACCACGCTATCCATCGTTCTGGGCCTGGATATGACCATGTCCGTGATCGTGTCCGCCTGTGTGGCGGTCGTCTACACATTCTTCGGGGGTCTCTACGCAGTAGCTTACACcgacgtcatacagctgttcttcATGGGAATAGGGTTG GTGTTAGCCATACCATTTGCCGCCAAGAATCCTGCCGTGGATTTGTCTCGTGTGGAGAATACATGGACGGGACAACTTGACCCACAATTCATTGGACTATACATAGATACAATTTGTATGCTGATTATGGGAGGGATGCCGTGGCAG GCATTGTACCAGAGAGTGTTGGCCTGTAAGAGCCCCACACTTGCCAGGAATGCGTGTCTATTGGCCGCCGTCATCTCTCTTCTCCTAGCGATCCCTCCTGCTGCAGTTGGGGTAATAGGGTCTGCCACAG ATTGGAATGCCACCGACTTTAAGGGCAATGTACCGCTGGACTACAAACAATGGACTCACATTTTCCCCATGGTGCTTCAGTACCTCTGCCCAATGTCAGTTTCCATCATCGGTATAGGGGCCGTCTCGGCAGCAGTGATGTCCTCAGCCGATTCATGTGTTCTCGCCACAGGAAGTGTATTTGCaaataacatttacaaaaacatatttcGACCAAAG GCCACTCAGAGAGAGATAGTGTGGGTCCTTCGTGGGACCATTATCGTCGTGGGCAGTGCTGGAGCGGCCATTGCTCTCACCGTGGGCAGCGTATACGGACTCTTTATCCTGTGTGCTGACCTAATGTACGTCATACAGTTCCCACAGCTCGTCTGTGTTCTTTGGTTAAAGTGTGCTAATACATACGGTAGTCTCACTGGCTTCATCGTCGGACTTTTCCTCCGTGTGGCCGGCGGAGAACCATTCCTCAGTATAGATTCTTTGATTAAGTATCCCATGCATCACGAAGAATATGGACAGCTCTTCCCTTTCAAAACTCTTGCAATGCTTTGTTCTCTTTTCTCTATTATTGGCGTTTCCTATGTGACAGAGCGACTTTTTACCCATGGAACGTTATCCAAAAAATTCGACATCTTTCGTTGCTATACGGAAAAGGAAGAAGAACAGAAGACAGGCGATGCTGAAATGGAAAAGAAAGAACCTCTTATGACGAATACAGATCCAGACTTTTTCGAAAACGGTCGATTCGAACTTCGCACCCGAAATCAAGGCAAATCTATTAATTCCTTCTGA